CGGCCGCCGTCGACGCGCTGGACGAGAGCGCCGTCGACGCGCACGCCGACGCCGTGGCCAAGGAGGCGGGCAGCGTCGACGTCTCCATCAACCTCGTCTCCGTGGGCGACATCCAGGGCACGCCCCTGGCCGAGATGACGCTGAGCGACTTCGAAGCGCCCGTCCGCAACGCCGTACGCACCACCTTCCTGACCTCGAAGGCCGCCGCCCGGCACATGATCCGGCAGAAGTCCGGCGTGCTGCTCACCTTCGGCGGCGTCGGCGACCCGATGCACGACTACTTCATCGGCGGCTTCCAGGTCGCGCTGAGCGCCGTCGACATGCTGCGCAAGCAGTTCGCCGCCGAACTGGGCCCGCACGGCGTGCGCGTCGTCGGGCTGAAGACCGGCGGTATCCCGGAGTCGATCCCCGAGGGCTTCGAGGGCCGCGACGAACTGGTCGCCTCGCTGGTCGAGCCGACCATGCTGGGCCGGACGGCGACGTACGAGGACGTCGGCAACGCCGCCGCGTTCGCGGCCTCCGACCGGGCCGCGTCG
The Streptomyces sp. CNQ-509 DNA segment above includes these coding regions:
- a CDS encoding SDR family NAD(P)-dependent oxidoreductase, which codes for MLLKEKNALVYGAGGIGRAVALGFAREGATVHLASRTPARLEAVAADVREAGGKVSTAAVDALDESAVDAHADAVAKEAGSVDVSINLVSVGDIQGTPLAEMTLSDFEAPVRNAVRTTFLTSKAAARHMIRQKSGVLLTFGGVGDPMHDYFIGGFQVALSAVDMLRKQFAAELGPHGVRVVGLKTGGIPESIPEGFEGRDELVASLVEPTMLGRTATYEDVGNAAAFAASDRAASITAAELNITCGAIVD